From the genome of Candidatus Polarisedimenticolaceae bacterium:
ACCACGCGGCCCAGAGAACCGCAGGTCCGGGCCGCATGACGCGCGTGCCGACGATCGTCGCGATGGAGTTCGCGGCGTCGTGGAAGCCGTTGATGAAGTCGAAGGCCAGCGCCGCGACGAAGATGATCGCCACGTACGGGTGGGCGAAGATCGCTCCGAGATCCTGGAAGAAGCTCTGCGGCAAGGGAGGTTTCCGCCTAGCTGTACTTCACGAGGACGGTCTCGATGATGTTCGCCACGTCCTCGCACTTGTCGGTGGCGACCTCGAGGTGCTCGTAGAGGTCCTTCCACTTGATGACCTCGAGCGGGTCCTTTGTGCCGCCGTTGAACAGCTCGTTGAGCGCGTCGCGCATGACCTGGTCGGCGTCGTTCTCGAGCTGGTTGATCTTGGCGACTTGCCGGACGATCGCGTCGGCGTGGCTCAGGTCGCGCAGGAGCGCGATCCCCGCCGCGGTCTCCTCGGCGCCGCGCACGATGATGCGCCCGAGCTCGATCGCGTGGTGCGTCGGGGTCGCGATCTTGAAGGTGACGAGGCGCTTCGCGACCGCGTCGACGTAGTCGAGCACGTCGTCCAGGCGGCTCGTCAGCTCGTAGATGTCCTCACGGTCGAGCGGCGTGATGAAGCTCTTGTTGAGGCGGTCCATCAGACGGTGGACGAGCTCGTCGCCCTCGTGCTCGACGTCGTGGATGCGCTTGCTCGCGAGGTAAATCTCGTCGACCGAGCCCTTCGACTCGAGGCACTCCTGGAGGAGCTTCGCGCCCCGGACGACGACGTTCGACTGCTGCTCGAGGAGATCGAAGAACTGGACCTCGCGCGGAATCAGACCCATGAGTGCATTCCCCCCTGTCGACCGTAGGACTTTCTATCATCGTCCCCGCGTTTCCGACAAGCGTCCGGGGGATTGGCGTTGGTTTCGGTACACTCCGGGGGTGACCTTCTCCCGGAAAGTCTTGACGCGCGACGCGGTCGTCGTCGGCGCCGGCGTGTCGGGCCTGACGTCCGCTCTGCGCCTCGCCGAGGCCGGATTCAAGGTCCGCGTCTTCGCCCGCGAGCGGACACCGCACACGACCTCCGATATCGCCGCGGCGGTCTGGTATCCGTTCCGTTGCGGGCCGGCCGATCGCGGCCTCGGCTGGAGCCGCCGCGCCTACCGCGTCTTCCGCGACCTCGCGCGCGAACCGGACACCGGCGTCACGATGGTCGAAGGGATCGATCTCACCGAGCCCGGTGCTTCGCCGTGGTGGGCCGGCGCCGTCGAGTCGCTGCGCGACGCGAGGGCCGACGAGGTGCCGGACGGTTACCGGACCGGCCGCGTCTTCCTGTCGCCGGTCGCCATGATGCCGGTCTTCCTGAAGTGGCTCGAGTCGCGCCTCGATGCGCTCGGCGTCACGATCGAGGCGAGGAGCGTCGGCGGACTCGAGCCGCTCCTCCTCGAGGCGTCGCTCGTCGTCAACTGCACCGGCCTCGGAGCGGCCGAGCTCGTGCGCGACGACGACCTCCATCCGATCCGCGGACAGATCGTGCGCGTGACGCCGGGCCACGCGACGCGCTTCCTCCAGGCGGGAGGTGAAGGCTCGCCTCTGATCTACGTCATCCCCCGCCCCGATTGCACCGTGCTCGGCGGCACGGCCGAGGTCGGAAGCTGGGACATGGACGTCGAGCCCGCGACCTCCGGCGCCATCCTCGAGCGCTGCGTCGCCGTCGTCCCCGAGCTGGCGCGCGCCGAGGTGCTGTCGCAAGCCGTCGG
Proteins encoded in this window:
- a CDS encoding DUF47 family protein — encoded protein: MGLIPREVQFFDLLEQQSNVVVRGAKLLQECLESKGSVDEIYLASKRIHDVEHEGDELVHRLMDRLNKSFITPLDREDIYELTSRLDDVLDYVDAVAKRLVTFKIATPTHHAIELGRIIVRGAEETAAGIALLRDLSHADAIVRQVAKINQLENDADQVMRDALNELFNGGTKDPLEVIKWKDLYEHLEVATDKCEDVANIIETVLVKYS
- a CDS encoding FAD-dependent oxidoreductase, with the protein product MTFSRKVLTRDAVVVGAGVSGLTSALRLAEAGFKVRVFARERTPHTTSDIAAAVWYPFRCGPADRGLGWSRRAYRVFRDLAREPDTGVTMVEGIDLTEPGASPWWAGAVESLRDARADEVPDGYRTGRVFLSPVAMMPVFLKWLESRLDALGVTIEARSVGGLEPLLLEASLVVNCTGLGAAELVRDDDLHPIRGQIVRVTPGHATRFLQAGGEGSPLIYVIPRPDCTVLGGTAEVGSWDMDVEPATSGAILERCVAVVPELARAEVLSQAVGLRPGRREVRLETVRRPDGVIIHNYGHGGGGMTLSWGCAEEVVRRAGSEIPK